In Falco biarmicus isolate bFalBia1 chromosome 7, bFalBia1.pri, whole genome shotgun sequence, a single window of DNA contains:
- the LRRC57 gene encoding leucine-rich repeat-containing protein 57 — MGNSALKAHLETAQKTGVFQLTGKGLTEFPEDLQKLTSNLRTIDLSNNKIELLPPLIGKFSFLKSLVLNNNKLTALPEELCKLKKLETLHLNGNHLRQLPAAFGQLSALKTLGLSGNQLRAVPVQLCGLRHLDVVDLSKNQIQNVPDTVGDLQAIELNLNQNQISQISVRISHCPRLKVLRLEENCLELSMLPQSILSDSQISLLAVEGNLFEIKKLRELEGYDKYMERFTATKKKFA, encoded by the exons ATGGGCAATAGTGCATTAAAAGCCCACCTGgagacagcacagaaaaccGGCGTGTTTCAGCTAACAGGAAAGGGACTTACAGAG TTTCCTGAGGATCTGCAGAAGCTAACAAGCAACTTAAGGACAATAGACTTGTCAAACAACAAAATAGAGCTCTTGCCACCACTCATtggaaaattttcctttttgaagagCCTTGTtctaaacaacaacaaactgA CTGCTTTACCTGAGGAGCTATGTAAACTGAAAAAACTGGAAACACTACACTTGAATGGCAATCACTTGAGGCAGCTACCAGCTGCGTTTGGACAACTTTCGGCTCTCAAAACCCTGGGCCTTTCTGGAAACCAGCTTCGGGCTGTGCCTGTGCAACTCTGTGGTCTTCGCCACCTGGATGTGGTAGATCTTTCCAAAAATCAGATTCAAAATGTGCCCGACACTGTGGGAGATTTGCAGGCTATCGAACTCAATCTGAATCAGAATCAG ATTTCCCAGATCTCGGTGCGGATCTCCCACTGTCCACGCCTCAAAGTCTTGCGTTTAGAAGAAAACTGTCTAGAACTCAGTATGCTTCCTCAAAGTATCCTCAGTGATTCCCAGATCTCACTGCTTGCAGTAGAAGGCAACCTTTTTGAAATCAAGAAACTCAGAGAACTGGAAGGTTATGACAag taCATGGAACGATTTACAGCTACAAAGAAGAAGTTTGCATGA